From Centropristis striata isolate RG_2023a ecotype Rhode Island chromosome 16, C.striata_1.0, whole genome shotgun sequence, a single genomic window includes:
- the plb1 gene encoding phospholipase B1, membrane-associated — translation MPILCSPIPAASSPSSSVHNLRPDDISAVYVLGLPLTHRDEAFRVVNKVVELLSMFNPEVTAQHVDHPLVQPRSLLEEAEELSLSLSHQVKDWKLVLLFVPVDSMCACSSHVASEVKVAVEEVEAALQLLQKKLHRTLVHVTVWSTNPQQDKCECSRDENINQRLHKATLLKTLQDSLSLVLENPKWNSERSDFTAVLQSAPVVLEHLSDSENTWSDQLAVQLWTNMLQPSEGQEEVMDTGLITFPCPTQDRPFLRTQNNSPSDREVKGYSKASSITDPVMGTEIPCTDRNPSPTTPTSVHELRPGDIKVVAAVGDSLTAANGVGAKTDNLLLVINEYRGLSWSIGGDEDITNVTTLPNILREFNANLTGFSEGIGNQDSSQAFLNQAVAGAKSGDMVEQVRILVDKMKNDSRIDFHNDWKVITMFIGGNDICDFCTDSIFFSPRNVVLRIRQALDILHSEVPRAIVNLIELLHIVPLRDLHKDNSLGCPTWFVKLVCPCILKPRDGSSELQKVTDFNKAYQHSMRELVDSGRYDKHDNFTVVLQPFLREVFLPRLEDGRPDRSFFSPDCFHLSQRAHTLMAQALWNNMLEPVGNKTFTQDFSAGIDLKCPTETNPFFRTALNSNYTFPGPPPIPPPVTNWGSDFYCADTAPSNSVPTSAHRVRPADIKVVGAVGDSLTAGFGAKAKNLLQLRTEYRGVSWSIGGDKNLDTVTTLPNILKKFNPKIKGASLGQGKFRTGFNMAVSGAKVAGIPGQVRQLIDKIKNDAGVNFENDWKLVTLFIGGNDLCQYCNDRATLSPQNYSQHMMTSLDMLYREVPKTIVNVLEILEIEGLRRIKRDSLGCNVLQQFVCPCFLLPGEDSPELAEVKRINRELQDETENLVYGGRYDGREDFAVVLQPYFRNTVVPLNADSRPDTTYFSEDCFHFSERGHADMAAALWNNMLEPVGKKQTYNDFTYGRNKVKCPTEEHPYIFTKVNSFPTLTHTSTAPTTPSTAQPLPPGCTESVPVWLAAVLAVAALVIGWAVTWLLLSCRAKRNRQKMTAEVEMKATVF, via the exons ATGCCAATACTCTGCTCACCAATACCTGCAGCCTCATCCCCATCCTCCTCAG TTCATAACCTCAGACCTGATGATATCTCAGCTGTTTATGTCTTGGGGCTTCCACTCAcacacag GGATGAAGCATTCAGAGTGGTCAACAAAGTTGTTG AGTTGCTGTCCATGTTTAACCCTGAGGTGACGGCTCAACATGTGGATCACCCCTTAGTGCAgcccag aaGCTTGTTGGAGGAAGCTGAGGAactgtctctctccctttcaCATCAG GTGAAAGATTGGAAGCttgtgctgctgtttgttcCAGTAGATTCTATGTGTGCCTGTTCATCACAT GTTGCTTCAGAAGTTAAAGTTGCTGTGGAAGAAGTGGAAGCAGCTCTGCAGCTGTTGCAGAAAAAG TTGCATCGCACTTTAGTTCACGTTACAGTCTGGAGCACAAATCCTCAGCAGGACAA GTGTGAGTGTTCGAGAGATGAAAACATAAACCAGCGACTACATAAAGCAACTCTTCTGAAAACGCTGCAG gaCTCCCTAAGTCTTGTCTTGGAAAACCCAAAGTGGAACAGTGAAAGATCAGACTTCACTGCTGTGTTGCAGTCTGCACCAGTTGTCCTCGAACATTTATCAGATTCT GAGAACACGTGGTCGGACCAACTAGCGGTTCAGCTTTGGACAAACATG ctgcagccATCAGAAGGCCAGGAAGAGGTCATGGACACAGGGCTCATAACTTTTCCCTGCCCTACCCAG GATCGACCGTTCCTGCGGACGCAGAATAATTCCCCCTCTGAcagagaggtcaaaggttacAGCAAAGCCTCGTCAATAACAGATCCT GTGATGGGCACTGAGATACCTTGCACCGACCGCAATCCATCTCCCACTACACCCACTTCag TTCATGAATTAAGACCTGGAGATATCAAGGTGGTGGCAGCAGTCGGCGACTCTCTGACG gCAGCCAATGGTGTTGGAGCAAAGACAGACAACCTTCTGTTAGTGATTAATGAGTACAGAGGACTGTCATGGAG CATTGGTGGTGATGAAGACATCACAAatgtgaccactctaccaa ACATCCTGAGGGAGTTTAACGCCAACCTGACCGGCTTCTCAGAGGGAATCGGGAACCAGGACTCTTCTCAAGCCTTCCTCAATCAGGCTGTAGCAGGAGCCAAGAGTGG CGACATGGTGGAACAGGTTCGCATCCTTGtggacaaaatgaaaaatgattcg CGCATTGATTTCCACAATGACTGGAAAGTGATCACCATGTTTATTGGAGGCAACGATATCTGTGACTTCTGTACAGACAGC ATATTTTTCTCTCCCAGGAATGTGGTCCTCCGTATCCGCCAAGCTCTGGACATCCTCCATAGTGAG GTGCCTCGTGCTATTGTCAACCTGATAGAGCTGTTACACATTGTTCCACTGAGGGATCTGCACAAAGATAACAGTCTGGGCTGTCCCACCTGGTTTGTAAA ATTAGTTTGTCCCTGTATACTGAAGCCTAGAGATGGATCCTCTGAGCTGCAGAAGGTCACTGACTTCAATAAAGCCTATCAG CACTCTATGAGAGAGCTGGTTGACTCTGGGCGCTATGACAAACACGACAACTTCACTGTGGTGCTGCAGCCTTTTCTCAGGGAGGTTTTCCTTCCCAGACTAGAG GATGGTCGGCCCGACCGCTCCTTCTTTTCACCTGATTGTTTCCATCTCAGCCAGAGAGCTCACACTCTCATGGCTCAGGCTCTTTGGAACAACATG TTAGAGCCAGTCGGCAACAAGACTTTTACCCAAGACTTCTCAGCTGGCATCGATCTGAAGTGTCCCACTGAG ACAAACCCATTTTTTAGGACTGCTCTCAACAGCAACTACACCTTTCCAGGCCCTCCCCCAATTCCACCTCCGGTCACG AACTGGGGCAGTGACTTTTATTGTGCTGACACAGCTCCATCCAACTCTGTGCCCACTTCAG CTCACAGGGTTCGACCAGCAGACATCAAAGTGGTCGGAGCTGTTGGAGACTCTTTAACG GCCGGCTTTGGTGCGAAGGCAAAGAATCTCCTGCAGCTACGGACCGAGTACAGAGGAGTGTCATGGAG CATCGGAGGAGACAAAAATCTTGACACTGTCACAACATTACCAA ATATCCTTAAGAAGTTTAATCCTAAAATCAAAGGAGCATCACTGGGACAGGGGAAGTTTAGGACTGGCTTCAACATGGCCGTATCAGGAGCTAAAGTAGC AGGAATCCCAGGGCAGGTCCGCCAGCTGATTGACAAGATCAAGAACGATGCT GGGGTGAATTTTGAGAACGACTGGAAGCTGGTGACGCTCTTCATCGGCGGCAACGATCTGTGTCAGTACTGCAACGATCGG GCGACTCTGTCACCTCAGAACTACAGCCAGCACATGATGACCAGCCTGGACATGCTTTACAGAGAG GTTCCCAAGACTATTGTAAACGTCTTGGAGATCCTTGAAATTGAAGGTCTTCGCCGGATCAAAAGGGACAGTCTGGGGTGTAACGTGTTGCAGCA GTTTGTCTGCCCGTGCTTCTTGTTACCAGGAGAAGATTCTCCTGAGCTGGCTGAAGTAAAACGGATCAATCGGGAACTACAG GACGAGACAGAAAACTTGGTGTATGGAGGTCGCTATGATGGGAGAGAGGACTTTGCTGTGGTGCTGCAGCCTTATTTTAGGAACACTGTTGTTCCTCTGAATGCT GACAGCAGACCTGACACCACCTACTTCTCTGAGGACTGTTTCCACTTCAGTGAGCGGGGACATGCTGACATGGCTGCAGCTCTCTGGAATAACATG TTGGAGCCAGTGGGTAAAAAACAGACGTACAACGATTTCACATATGGCAGAAATAAAGTCAAGTGCCCTACTGAG GAGCATCCTTACATCTTCACAAAGGTGAACAGCTT CCCCACTTTAACACATACATCCACAGCACCCACAACTCCCAGTACAGCCCAGCCTCTCCCCCCTGGCTGCACGGAGAGTGTCCCAGTGTGGCTGGCTGCTGTGCTGGCTGTAGCGGCTCTTGTGATTGGCTGGGCCGTCACCtggctcctcctctcctgcagaGCCAAGAGAAACAGGCAGAAGATGACGGCCGAGGTGGAGATGAAGGCCACTGTGTTTTAA